The nucleotide sequence GCAAGGGAACGTTTGGACTATGTTGTGCAGATGACAGCGCAGGCGGCGGAAAGGGCGCTTAATTGCGTTGAAGCGGCGCAACCTCGTCAGAATGAGTTAGAGTCATCGGCAATATCACTGAAAAAGCGTTGGGATGAGTGGTTTGAAAACCCAGTTGAGATGCCTGTGGCTCGCTCGTTGGTTATAGATACCCGGAATTACCTCAATACGGTACCTGAACATACTGCTTTCACTAACGCTCAATTGCTGGAGATCATGATGGCGCAAGACTTTCAGGATCTTACCGGTCAGGTTATCAAGCGGATGATGGATGTTATTCAGGAAATAGAAAAACAGTTGGTGATGGTATTAATGGAAAACATGCCGGCTGATCAGGTGATAAAAACCAAGAAAGAAGCTGACAGTTTGCTAAATGGTCCGCAGGTGAATCAAAATGGCGTGGGTGTTATTGCTAATCAGGCTCAGGTTGATGATCTACTGGATAGCTTAGGTTTCTGAATAAACAACCACCTACTAAAGTAGGTGGGTTAGTGATTAATGGACTGAAAGTCCGGATACGCGTCGGCTAAACGACGCGTCAATTATCCATCCTGAAATTATCATTCGGATTGGGTTCAAAATGATGTTCTAAATAGCTTTTGATCATTTCCTCCGTTAACTGCCCCACCGTTGCACAAAAATAGCCTCGCCCCCAAAAATGTTGGCCCCAGTACCGCTTTTTCAAATGCGAAAATTCTTCAAACAGCTTACTGGCCGTTCTTCCCTTCAGCCTTCTCATGATTTCATTTGGCGCTAATGTTGGGGGACTGCTGACGAGTATATGCACGTGATCTTGACTCACAACTCCCTTTAATATTCTGATTTCAAAGGAGCTGAATGTCTGACGGATTAATTCTCGCACTCGACTTGCCACTTCTCCTGTCAGCACTTTGTATCTGTATTTCGTTACCCACACAAAATGGTATTCAATCTGAAATACCGTGTGGCTGCCATATCTGTAATCCATGTTGCACCTCCGGTACAACACAGTATCGCAGCTAAAGCTGACCGGCTAAAGCCGGTAGTTAATGAGATGGTCACCCTCACCTAAGCCATCATCGCGTTTTTGACAACAGCGCATCACCGCACGGGCACCATGAATGATTAACGTTCGCAGGTGACGGTTACCCTGTTTGGTCATGCCTGACAGGCGGCTTTTCCCCCCAGAACTGTATTGGCGTGGAACCAGACCACACTAGGCCGAGAGCTGTCGGCCATGCGAGAATTGTTCTGCATTAACTTCACTGATAAAAGCCGCGGCAATCAATGGCACCACACCGGGAATGGTTAGTAAGTGGGAGTAACTTGATTGCTGGTTTGATACCGTCTGAATTTCTTTATCTATTTCGTGAATACGGGCATCAAATCGCCGCATATCTTCCTGTAGCGAATGGAGCAGACGGCGGAGGACAAAGGATAATGAATGGTTTCCCTCTTCCAAAATATCAGGTAAAGCCTGCCGGAGTTGCTGGATGCTCGCAGGGATAACGATCCCTTGCTCGGCGGGCAACGCCCGGATTTGATTAACCAGTGCGGTACGTTGTTCCACCTTAAGTTGTCGGGCACTGCATAGTGCTTTGATATCCTGTTGTTCAAGGGTTTTGACCAGCACAAAGTGGATACCGGGACGACAGGCGGTTTCACAGATAGCCAGCGCATCATTGGCATCATTTTTCTGATTTTTACAGAGTGCCTTGACATGCTGCGTCGGGATAAGCCTGATTTCATAGCCCATGGCTTGTAGCGTTCTTCCCCAGTAATGAGCACTCTGACAGGCCCTCCATCGCAATAAGTGTATCGGGAGGAAACGCCCAGAGTGTATCCAGCAATTTTTGCCGTGAGACTTTTTTGTTCCAGGCGACGGAGTTATCCGTTAACCAGACACAGACCTGGAAAACATTTTTAGCGAGATCAATGCCCACCACTTTGGTTGTGTTCATAAGAACCTCCCGAAATGCAATATATTCAGTATCAAGTCAAAGATGACACGATCAGCAACTGAAAAAGGGAGCGTCCATCATATCACTACATAAAGAAACCGGATAACTTTCATCGTCAGACGGTGGGTGATGTGTCCAACGATATCTGCTTCCAAAAGTGCGCAGATGTACCACAATTTTGTTCTCCCGAGTTTTCGTTCGCCACCTGATGGATAATCCTTTCAGGCAATGGAGCACGAGTAATAGTTATTATCGATTGGATTAAGCGGGGCAAATTTTTGTTTGATTATGAGAATAGCTTCACCTCTATTCATAACATTGGCAGCTTACAATATTTCTTAATCTATATGGTGGACGTTTCCGATTGTACAAGCATTGGAGTAACCTCTCATCTTTTTCTCACAAGCGTTACACTTATTTAAACTGGCGGCAGTTTATATTTGTGTTTATGTGGCTGAAAACCGCATAAACTCTGGGTTTGTAACGATGTAGATCACCTCCAGGTTAATATTATCTGAACTCCTGTTTTATTTTGTGATGATTATCACGGATAAATCGCATTTATATGTTAATTTATGGTTAACTAAAAGTAGGTATTTTACATAAATTTAACTATTGTTTTTTCATTTTTCAATTCATTGTATAAGTCCTCAGGGCGAGAGCATGGGCACCTAAATTTCATTTAGATAGAGTTATAATCAAGCAGTGTTGGCAGTAATACTCATTGAACTATTTGAAATAGCATCTTGATCTGATTGGCTTTTAAACTGAGGTTGTTTTATGTTGAAGAAGTTACTCAAAGAGAAGAAATCGCTTACTTTTATTGAAGCACATAACCCGCTTTCGGCACTCATTATCAAAAATACAAATTATACAGATGATAATGGCTGTACCCATAAATTTGATGGTATCTGGTCAAGTTCTTTAACTGTCATTCCGCAGCTATATCTGTAATGTACTGAT is from Photorhabdus laumondii subsp. laumondii and encodes:
- the cheZ gene encoding protein phosphatase CheZ, which encodes MSVNPVMPRDETISASEIISRIGQLTRMLRDSLRELGLDKTIAQAAEAIPDARERLDYVVQMTAQAAERALNCVEAAQPRQNELESSAISLKKRWDEWFENPVEMPVARSLVIDTRNYLNTVPEHTAFTNAQLLEIMMAQDFQDLTGQVIKRMMDVIQEIEKQLVMVLMENMPADQVIKTKKEADSLLNGPQVNQNGVGVIANQAQVDDLLDSLGF
- the tnpA gene encoding IS200/IS605 family transposase — its product is MDYRYGSHTVFQIEYHFVWVTKYRYKVLTGEVASRVRELIRQTFSSFEIRILKGVVSQDHVHILVSSPPTLAPNEIMRRLKGRTASKLFEEFSHLKKRYWGQHFWGRGYFCATVGQLTEEMIKSYLEHHFEPNPNDNFRMDN
- a CDS encoding IS110 family transposase codes for the protein MTKQGNRHLRTLIIHGARAVMRCCQKRDDGLGEGDHLINYRL
- a CDS encoding IS110 family transposase encodes the protein MGYEIRLIPTQHVKALCKNQKNDANDALAICETACRPGIHFVLVKTLEQQDIKALCSARQLKVEQRTALVNQIRALPAEQGIVIPASIQQLRQALPDILEEGNHSLSFVLRRLLHSLQEDMRRFDARIHEIDKEIQTVSNQQSSYSHLLTIPGVVPLIAAAFISEVNAEQFSHGRQLSA